A DNA window from Pogona vitticeps strain Pit_001003342236 chromosome 2, PviZW2.1, whole genome shotgun sequence contains the following coding sequences:
- the LOC110091632 gene encoding C-type lectin domain family 2 member B-like, whose amino-acid sequence MFEGKCYYFSKEGKNWTSSQTFCSSYGASLARITTDEKNISSTWPINVAPWFMYILVNARCFWFITYKCCSTHLSYTGLFWSSKDFIMWLKGKTPYWIGLRRDRDQSWKWINGENATLEVIGNGGDCAYLTDDFKASSSRCNTEHSWICQRRVGAAGPAIEWKTDGAQLSRPRNPVDGIGAH is encoded by the exons ATGTTTGAAGGGAAGTGCTATTACTTTTCCAAAGAAGGGAAAAACTGGACTTCCAGCCAGACTTTCTGTTCATCGTATGGTGCTTCCCTGGCTAGGATTACAACAGATGAGAAG aatatctccagTACATGGCCTATCAATGTTGCTCCTTGGTTCATGTACATTTTAGTGAATGCTCGCTGCTTCTGGTTTATAACGTATAAATGTTGCAGTACACATCTTTCTTATACTGGACTATTCTGGTCTTCAAAGGACTTTATCATGTGGCTAAAAGGCAAGACTCCCTACTGGATTGGACTCAGGAGAGACAGAGACCAGTCTTGGAAATGGATAAATGGAGAAAATGCAAC ACTGGAAGTCATCGGGAACGGTGGCGACTGTGCTTATCTGACGGATGACTTCAAAGCCAGCTCATCCAGGTGTAACACCGAACACTCCTGGATCTGCCAGAGACGTGTTGGAGCTGCAGGTCCAGCTATTGAGTGGAAAACAGATGGGGCACAGCTCAGTAGACCGCGCAATCCTGTGGATGGCATCGGAGCTCACTGA